The following proteins are encoded in a genomic region of Oryzias melastigma strain HK-1 unplaced genomic scaffold, ASM292280v2 sc00283, whole genome shotgun sequence:
- the LOC112140916 gene encoding gastrula zinc finger protein XlCGF57.1-like, which yields MSVRVDQEEPEPPQIKEEMEEPEPLQIKEDQEEPEPPQMKEDQEEPEPPQMKGDQEEPEPLQVKEEQEEPEPLQIKEEQEESEPPQMKEDLEEPEPPQMKGDQEEPELLQVKEDKVELCISQDGELLDLKQEIDTLKEIPTYEENETSEADLNTQQSFNRTYSQDEEPHLNTDEEIDPQNKQQRIPTICKECGKGYLSQLRVQMGIHQKPFVCKQCTKRGKLTNVKSHMRTHTGEKPFSCQECNKRFSKAYDLKTHIRTHTGEKPFLCKECGSTFIQISHLYSHMRIHTGEKPFICKECDKRFRQNSDLKIHMRTHTGEKPFFCKECAKSFSQKSHLYSHMRTHTGEKPFTCKECDKGFSLIRDLRSHMRTHIGEQPFTCKKCAERFSDFDNLKTHMGTHTGEMPFLRKECDKHFRQKNDLKKHMRTQTGEKPFFCKECAKSFRQKSHLYSHMRTHTGEKPFTCKECDNSFSHKCNLKRHMRTHTGEKPFTCKECHKSFRQMRSLKTHVRTHTGEKPFLCTECDKSFGEKSYLRRHMRTHTGETSFSRT from the coding sequence ATGAGCGTCAGAGTGGACcaggaagaaccagaacctccacagattaaagaggaaatggaggaaccagaacctctacagattaaagaggaccaggaggaaccagaacctccacagatgaAAGAGGaccaggaggaaccagaacctccacagatgaAAGGGGACCAGGAGGAACCAGAGCCACTACAGGTTAAAGAGGaacaagaggaaccagaacctctacagattaaagaggaacaggaggaatcagaacctccacagatgaAAGAGGAcctggaggaaccagaacctccacagatgaAAGGGGACCAGGAGGAACCAGAGCTACTACAGGTTAAAGAAGACAAAGTGGAGTTGTGCATCAGTCAGGATGGAGAGCtgcttgatctgaagcaggagattGACACTTTGAAGGAGATACCTACTTATGAGGAAAATGAGACCAGTGAAGCAGATCTAAACACTCAGCAGAGCTTTAATAGAACTtatagtcaggatgaagaaccTCATTTAAATACAGATGAAGAGATAGACCCACAGAACAAACAACAAAGGATTCCAACAATCTGTAAAGAATGTGGTAAAGGTTACTTGTCTCAGCTCAGAGTTCAGATGGGAATCCATCAGAAGCCTTTTGTTTGTAAACAATGCACCAAACGTGGTAAATTAACTAATGtcaaatcacacatgagaactcacacaggagagaagcctttttcttgtcaaGAATGTAATAAACGTTTTAGTAAAGcatatgatttaaaaacacatattagaactcacacaggagagaagccttttctTTGTAAGGAATGTGGTTCAACTTTCATTCAAATATCTCACCTTTATTCACACATGAGaattcacacaggagagaagccttttatttgtaaagaatgtgataaacgttttagacaaaattctgatttgaaaatacatatgagaactcacacaggagaaaagccttttttttgtaaagaatgtgcaaaaagttttagtcaaaaatctcACCTTTATTCAcatatgagaactcatacaggagagaaaccTTTTacctgtaaagaatgtgataaaggTTTTAGTCTCATTCGCGATCTCAgatcacacatgagaactcacataGGAGAGCAGCCTTTTACCTGTAAAAAATGTGCTGAACGTTTTAGTGACTTTGataatctcaaaacacacatgggaactcacacaggagagatgCCTTTTCTacgtaaagaatgtgataaacattttaggcaaaaaaatgatttaaaaaaacatatgagaactcaaacaggagaaaagccttttttttgtaaagaatgtgcTAAAAGTTTTCGTCAAAAATCTCACCTTTATTCACatatgagaactcacacaggagagaagccttttacctgtaaagaatgtgataacaGTTTTAGTCACAAATGTAATCTCAAAAggcacatgagaactcacacgggagagaagccttttacctGTAAAGAATGTCACAAGAGTTTTAGGCAAATGCGTAGTCTCAAAACACAcgtgagaactcacacaggagaaaagccttttttgtgtacggaatgtgacaaaagttttggtgaaaaatcatatttgagaagacacatgagaactcacacaggagagacaTCTTTTTCTCGTACATAA